One genomic region from Bacteroidales bacterium encodes:
- the cysC gene encoding adenylyl-sulfate kinase produces the protein MDFITKVEKENILNQKGRVIWLTGLSGAGKTTIAGALERMLYQNGYITKILDGDILRTGLNANLGFSTEDRNENIRRVAEVSKILIDTGIICINSFISPTNEVRNIARNIIGDKDFVEVYVHAPLEVCEQRDVKGLYKKARAGEVKEFTGISATYEIPQKPDIVIKSYGKTIQESAEELYNFILPKITVLKNKQVQNSEVSSLSV, from the coding sequence ATGGATTTTATTACTAAAGTTGAAAAGGAAAATATACTTAACCAAAAGGGTAGAGTAATTTGGTTAACAGGCTTGTCCGGTGCTGGCAAAACTACAATTGCCGGTGCTTTAGAGAGAATGCTTTATCAAAATGGATATATTACTAAAATACTTGATGGTGATATATTAAGAACAGGTCTGAATGCTAATCTTGGATTTTCGACAGAAGATCGAAATGAAAATATAAGGAGGGTTGCCGAGGTTTCAAAAATATTAATTGATACTGGAATCATCTGTATCAATAGTTTTATCAGCCCAACCAATGAAGTTCGAAATATTGCTAGGAATATAATCGGAGATAAGGATTTTGTTGAGGTATATGTTCATGCTCCCTTAGAGGTTTGTGAACAGAGAGATGTAAAAGGGTTGTATAAAAAGGCTAGAGCTGGTGAGGTTAAAGAGTTTACAGGAATTTCCGCTACTTATGAGATTCCACAGAAACCAGATATTGTAATTAAAAGTTATGGTAAAACAATACAGGAATCTGCTGAGGAACTTTATAATTTTATTCTTCCAAAAATTACTGTTTTGAAAAATAAACAGGTTCAAAATAGCGAGGTTTCTAGTTTGTCTGTTTGA
- a CDS encoding peptidylprolyl isomerase, with the protein MKNINSLIKRTVFLSLFILSIAGNAFPQGVIDQVIAVVGGDMILSSDVEQEVMRMKMEGNLPEGDVKCDILDGLLIQKLLLHQSKIDSLAPNEAAVEGEIDRRLKYFVNQIGSEKALENYFKKTIFEIKDDLREVIREQQLTQQMRQKIVEKVAVSPSEIKRFYKTIPKDSLPIIPEQFKLQEISLYPPSSSEAKFRVKEKLLDLRSRILKGERFTMLAIAYSEDLASAKKGGELGFRSRDELVKNFADVAFNLAEGQVSQIVETEYGFHIIQMIEKRNNQVNVRHILLKPSFTSDMLVEAQNKLDSIVTLIKLDSLTFEKACLKFSEDKKSRLNGGYIVNPNTNTQYFEKEQLQPSDYYVIKELKKGETSTPFESRDENANVIFKIIKLKEIIPSHKANLNDDYDVIQRLTKQSVEHDLFMKWVKEKQKTTYIKIDPSYKGCKFKSDGWVK; encoded by the coding sequence ATGAAAAATATTAATAGTTTAATTAAAAGGACAGTTTTTTTATCTCTGTTTATTCTATCTATTGCTGGAAACGCTTTCCCTCAAGGGGTAATTGATCAGGTCATTGCAGTTGTTGGGGGGGATATGATCTTAAGTTCAGACGTTGAGCAGGAGGTAATGCGTATGAAAATGGAAGGCAATCTACCCGAAGGTGATGTAAAGTGTGATATTCTTGACGGACTTTTAATTCAAAAACTCTTATTACACCAGTCCAAAATAGATAGTCTTGCTCCAAATGAAGCTGCCGTTGAAGGAGAAATTGATAGAAGACTAAAATATTTTGTTAATCAAATTGGTTCCGAAAAAGCATTAGAGAACTATTTTAAAAAGACAATATTTGAAATAAAAGATGATTTGCGCGAAGTTATTCGGGAACAGCAACTAACCCAGCAAATGAGACAGAAGATCGTTGAAAAGGTTGCTGTATCACCATCTGAAATAAAAAGATTCTATAAAACAATACCTAAAGATAGTTTACCTATAATCCCAGAGCAATTTAAATTACAAGAAATATCACTTTACCCACCATCTTCTTCTGAAGCAAAATTTCGGGTAAAGGAAAAATTACTCGATTTAAGGAGCCGAATTCTTAAAGGGGAGAGATTTACTATGCTTGCTATAGCATATTCAGAAGATCTTGCTTCTGCAAAAAAAGGGGGTGAACTTGGATTTCGCTCACGTGATGAGTTAGTAAAAAACTTTGCAGATGTAGCCTTCAATCTTGCAGAGGGTCAGGTTAGTCAGATAGTTGAAACAGAATACGGATTTCACATAATTCAGATGATCGAAAAGCGAAATAATCAGGTAAATGTTAGGCATATACTTTTAAAACCATCGTTTACTTCGGATATGTTAGTTGAAGCCCAGAATAAACTTGATAGTATAGTTACATTAATTAAACTTGATAGTTTGACTTTTGAGAAAGCTTGTTTGAAATTCTCAGAAGATAAGAAATCAAGACTGAATGGTGGTTATATCGTAAATCCAAATACTAATACACAGTATTTTGAAAAAGAGCAACTTCAACCTTCAGACTATTATGTGATAAAAGAACTAAAAAAAGGTGAAACTAGTACTCCTTTCGAGTCACGCGATGAAAATGCAAATGTGATATTCAAAATCATCAAACTAAAAGAAATAATACCTTCACATAAAGCCAACCTTAATGACGATTATGATGTTATTCAACGTTTGACCAAACAGAGCGTAGAGCATGATCTGTTCATGAAATGGGTTAAGGAGAAACAAAAAACAACATACATAAAGATAGATCCCTCTTATAAGGGATGTAAATTTAAATCCGATGGATGGGTTAAATAA
- the guaB gene encoding IMP dehydrogenase produces MSFYDEKIVAEGLTFDDVLLVPAYSEVLPRNVDITTKFSRNIDIKAPIVSAAMDTVTESSLAIAIARQGGIGVIHKNMSIEAQAKQVKEVKRAENGMIYEPVTIHPEGTVGDALSLMQEFHIGGIPVVDHSNKLIGIVTNRDLRFQVNMRRPIKDIMTSEGLITTSKTTDLEKAASILQEYKIEKLPVVDDDFKLIGLLTYKDITKVKDNPFSSKDSKGRLRVAAGVGVTYDTLDRIKALYNVKVDAIVIDTAHGHTKGVLEMLKLVKKEFPDLDVVVGNIATAEAAIALCNAGADAVKVGIGPGSICTTRIIAGVGVPQLNAIFDVSNALKGKNIPIIADGGIRYSGDIVKALAAGADTIMAGSLFAGVEESNGETIIYDGRKFKLYRGMGSIEAMQQGSKDRYFQDVEDDIKKLVPEGIAARVPYKGTLGEVFYQLVGGLRAGMGYCGASNIAELKNAKFVRITHAGMVESHPHDVSITREAPNYSR; encoded by the coding sequence ATGTCATTTTATGACGAAAAGATTGTTGCCGAGGGACTTACATTTGATGATGTTTTGCTAGTACCAGCATATTCGGAGGTATTACCCCGCAACGTGGATATTACCACAAAATTTTCAAGAAATATTGATATCAAAGCACCTATAGTATCTGCGGCTATGGATACTGTTACCGAATCGTCTTTGGCAATCGCTATTGCTCGCCAGGGCGGCATTGGTGTTATCCATAAAAACATGAGCATTGAGGCACAGGCCAAACAGGTAAAAGAGGTAAAGCGTGCTGAGAATGGGATGATATATGAACCAGTAACCATTCATCCTGAGGGGACAGTTGGCGATGCGCTAAGCTTAATGCAAGAATTTCATATTGGGGGCATTCCAGTTGTTGATCATAGTAATAAGCTTATAGGTATTGTAACTAACCGTGATTTAAGATTTCAGGTTAATATGCGTCGACCTATTAAGGATATTATGACCAGCGAAGGTTTGATTACTACCTCAAAAACTACAGATCTTGAGAAGGCTGCTTCAATATTACAAGAGTATAAAATTGAAAAACTTCCAGTTGTTGATGATGATTTTAAACTTATTGGGCTATTAACCTATAAGGATATTACTAAAGTAAAAGACAACCCGTTTTCGAGCAAAGACAGCAAAGGCCGTTTGCGAGTTGCTGCGGGGGTTGGTGTTACTTATGACACTTTAGACAGGATAAAAGCACTTTATAACGTTAAGGTTGATGCAATAGTTATAGATACTGCACACGGACATACCAAGGGCGTACTTGAAATGTTGAAATTAGTGAAAAAAGAATTCCCTGATTTGGATGTTGTAGTAGGTAATATCGCAACCGCTGAAGCCGCAATCGCATTATGCAATGCTGGTGCCGATGCAGTTAAGGTTGGAATTGGACCTGGTTCAATTTGTACAACGCGTATAATTGCAGGTGTAGGAGTTCCTCAACTTAATGCCATATTTGATGTTTCCAATGCCCTAAAAGGCAAAAATATACCAATTATTGCCGATGGAGGAATACGCTACTCAGGCGATATAGTCAAAGCCCTAGCAGCAGGAGCTGATACAATAATGGCAGGATCCTTATTTGCAGGTGTTGAAGAATCCAACGGTGAAACCATTATATACGATGGTCGAAAATTTAAATTGTATCGGGGGATGGGGTCAATTGAAGCAATGCAACAAGGCTCAAAAGATAGGTACTTTCAGGATGTTGAGGATGATATCAAAAAATTAGTTCCTGAAGGAATTGCTGCCCGTGTTCCTTATAAAGGGACTTTAGGTGAGGTTTTCTATCAACTTGTTGGCGGATTAAGAGCAGGCATGGGATATTGTGGTGCCAGTAATATCGCTGAACTCAAGAATGCTAAATTTGTAAGAATAACACACGCTGGAATGGTTGAAAGTCATCCACATGATGTATCTATTACACGTGAAGCACCTAATTATAGTCGATAA
- a CDS encoding peptidylprolyl isomerase, which yields MMKQIRQIIITSFLFGTLVSNAQEKADQTLLNIGNEKIPSSEFVRIYLKNHQAGTTIDRKSVDEYLNLFINFRLKVLDAKESKLDTSSSFKNELAGYRQQLARPYLTDKETEEKLISEAFERIKYEVSASHILISVPEQIVSSDTLTYYDKAIAIRTRIINGESFEVVARATSDDPSVANNNGYLGYFTAFQMVYPFESAVYNLKIGEISMPIRTRFGYHIIKTLDKRAAKGQVKVTHIMIGVPKDATEEQKSKLKEKIDEIYKQVLNNENFGQLANKYSEDPGSSKNNGELPWFGSGSIIPEFEKVAFGFDHDGQVSEPFQSSFGWHIAKRLGRKEIGSFDEMLPDIKKKVFSDMRNTISVEKMITKTKVENNFKEDTVNLKQVDLVVDSSIYQGTWKPSGLNENKILFVIANQKHDQVEFVKFLTSYQRNSPKGSLHTIVRKGYSDWVNQTIYNYQQSVLEQKFPEFKYLMQEYNDGILLFNISDLKVWSKASNDSLGLENFFQKNKDNYKWGERVHYATYSCADEKILAKVSKVAASRKDKGMKPDDVVNKFNKGQTKVNINYLVVNPDDKEILGYESWKGGISPIVSKDGEFIFNEIINVTTGDIKSLIDCKGQTISDYQQLLEEEWLKSLHQKYPVEINQGAINQMVESLGQ from the coding sequence ATGATGAAGCAGATTCGCCAAATTATCATAACGTCATTTTTATTTGGAACACTTGTTTCAAACGCTCAAGAAAAAGCCGATCAAACATTACTAAATATTGGTAACGAAAAAATCCCATCAAGTGAATTCGTAAGGATCTATCTTAAAAATCACCAGGCAGGAACAACAATTGATCGCAAATCGGTTGATGAGTATCTTAACCTGTTCATCAATTTCAGATTAAAAGTTCTTGATGCAAAAGAATCTAAACTCGACACTTCATCATCGTTTAAAAATGAATTAGCAGGCTATAGACAGCAACTTGCAAGACCTTACTTAACTGACAAAGAAACTGAAGAAAAACTTATTAGTGAAGCATTCGAAAGGATAAAGTATGAAGTTAGTGCAAGCCATATTCTTATATCTGTACCAGAACAAATCGTTTCATCCGATACATTAACATATTATGATAAAGCCATTGCCATAAGAACTAGAATTATAAATGGGGAATCTTTTGAGGTTGTAGCGCGTGCAACAAGTGATGATCCTTCTGTGGCAAATAATAATGGTTACCTGGGATATTTTACGGCATTTCAAATGGTATACCCATTTGAATCTGCGGTTTATAATCTAAAAATTGGCGAAATTTCGATGCCTATTCGCACTCGTTTTGGGTATCATATTATAAAGACTCTCGACAAAAGAGCAGCCAAAGGACAAGTTAAGGTGACACATATTATGATTGGTGTTCCGAAAGATGCGACTGAAGAACAGAAGTCAAAATTGAAAGAAAAAATCGATGAAATCTATAAGCAAGTATTAAATAACGAGAATTTTGGTCAGCTGGCAAATAAATATTCAGAAGATCCTGGATCGTCAAAGAATAACGGTGAATTGCCATGGTTTGGCTCAGGTAGTATAATACCCGAATTCGAAAAAGTAGCTTTTGGCTTCGATCATGATGGTCAAGTATCTGAGCCTTTCCAAAGTTCTTTTGGCTGGCACATTGCTAAACGTTTAGGCAGGAAAGAGATTGGTTCTTTCGATGAAATGCTACCAGACATTAAGAAAAAAGTGTTTTCAGATATGCGAAATACAATATCTGTGGAGAAGATGATTACTAAAACTAAAGTTGAAAACAATTTTAAAGAGGATACCGTTAACCTAAAACAAGTTGATTTAGTAGTAGATTCTAGTATATACCAGGGCACATGGAAACCATCTGGGTTAAACGAGAATAAAATTTTATTTGTAATTGCCAATCAAAAACATGATCAAGTGGAATTCGTTAAGTTCTTAACTTCATATCAACGAAATTCACCTAAAGGCTCTTTACACACAATAGTAAGAAAAGGCTATAGCGATTGGGTAAACCAAACGATTTACAATTATCAACAATCAGTTTTAGAACAAAAATTTCCCGAATTCAAATACCTAATGCAAGAGTATAATGATGGTATCTTACTCTTTAATATCAGCGATTTAAAGGTGTGGTCAAAAGCATCAAATGATAGTTTAGGTCTTGAAAATTTTTTTCAAAAAAATAAGGATAATTATAAATGGGGTGAGAGAGTTCACTATGCTACATATTCCTGTGCGGATGAAAAAATTCTTGCAAAAGTTAGCAAAGTAGCAGCTAGCCGAAAAGACAAAGGAATGAAACCAGACGATGTAGTTAATAAGTTTAATAAAGGGCAAACCAAAGTAAATATTAATTATTTGGTAGTAAACCCAGATGATAAGGAAATTCTGGGCTACGAATCGTGGAAAGGCGGTATTTCACCCATTGTTAGCAAGGATGGTGAGTTTATTTTCAATGAAATAATAAATGTAACAACCGGAGATATCAAATCCTTAATTGATTGTAAAGGACAAACTATATCTGATTACCAACAATTACTTGAGGAGGAATGGTTAAAGTCATTGCACCAAAAGTATCCTGTTGAAATTAATCAAGGAGCAATTAATCAAATGGTAGAAAGTTTAGGGCAATAG
- a CDS encoding acyl carrier protein has translation MNIGEKLRVILAELRENKSLVNEINDSTDLINDVGLDSLQMINFLLKLEDEFDIEVDFDNLDFTQMRSFGKLVKFIEKQVGQRIEQRN, from the coding sequence ATGAATATAGGAGAAAAATTGCGAGTGATTTTAGCAGAACTAAGGGAAAATAAGTCTCTTGTGAATGAAATCAATGATTCTACTGACTTGATTAATGATGTGGGTTTGGATTCGCTTCAAATGATTAATTTCTTATTGAAGTTAGAGGATGAATTTGATATTGAAGTTGATTTTGATAACCTTGATTTTACTCAAATGCGTTCCTTCGGGAAATTAGTAAAATTTATAGAAAAGCAGGTTGGTCAGCGTATTGAACAGAGAAATTAA
- a CDS encoding tetratricopeptide repeat protein: MIKLKGRYIVLFTSFILSFSLLYSSISYSQKLATIDSLLKLLDKTKDSSKVAILRQLSWEYRSIDTSKAISFGKASLNEAIRLNLKYEQTDIMGRLGVYKRNQGNYSKAMDYYFKSLEIAQKNNFLKFEALGYNNIGDIYNRLGIYDQALDYVHKALNISTKLNDKYNLSYIYHMFGLIYMNSSNTDSALISFRKSLYYQKGLKLRTGIASSYQYIGMIHFKKANYDSSHIYYNRALEIFNQMNDRVGIANVYKCIGEYYNQRGNYKSALEYFTKSMQLIKVFGGIPQVNRDAAEGLKYTYTKLGDFEKALYYHEFATKIKDSISNNIYIQKITRLTENFKFDIKAKEHEIIQKQKEEILNERIRYQRNQLNFFIIVSVLMVVLVGIIIFFYRDKNLAYKALNLKKDEVTELNNGLIIANIEIKVQKKEIENQRDILQKQSDDLTQLNFTKDKLFSIIAHDLRVPFNSIIGFSDYIKANFHQLSLEEIKEMNGLINQTGITTLRILENLLNWAKTQINQVTIYKENVNISTAINEIIKDFYPQANNKKIKLIYETTSTLNVYIDRNMVNTILRNLISNSIKYTKLGGEIFIMASQKDDYVEICIQDNGVGMSTEIKTNLFTSNVNPSTIGTLNEKGTGLGLAICNEFVKKLDGKIWVESEVDKGSTFKFTLPLAFKETLVLQ, from the coding sequence ATGATTAAATTAAAAGGAAGGTATATCGTTTTGTTTACATCCTTTATTTTGTCCTTCTCTCTTCTTTATTCGTCAATTTCATATTCACAAAAACTTGCCACAATTGATAGTTTACTAAAACTACTTGATAAAACTAAAGACTCTTCAAAAGTTGCTATTCTAAGACAATTAAGTTGGGAATACAGAAGCATTGATACATCAAAGGCGATTTCATTCGGGAAAGCCTCATTAAACGAGGCTATTAGGTTAAATCTAAAATACGAGCAGACCGATATCATGGGTCGTTTAGGTGTATACAAACGTAATCAGGGTAATTACTCAAAAGCAATGGATTATTACTTCAAAAGCCTTGAAATTGCACAAAAGAATAATTTTTTAAAGTTCGAAGCACTTGGGTATAATAATATTGGAGACATATACAACAGACTAGGCATATACGATCAGGCATTAGATTATGTGCATAAAGCGCTTAATATCTCTACTAAACTTAATGATAAGTATAATCTAAGTTATATCTATCACATGTTTGGACTTATCTATATGAATAGTTCAAATACAGATTCTGCATTGATTTCATTTAGAAAATCACTCTATTATCAAAAGGGATTGAAGTTACGAACTGGTATTGCTTCCTCATACCAATATATTGGAATGATTCATTTTAAAAAGGCGAACTATGATAGCAGCCACATTTATTATAATAGGGCTCTTGAAATATTTAATCAAATGAATGATCGAGTTGGTATTGCTAATGTTTATAAATGTATAGGCGAGTACTATAACCAGCGGGGAAACTATAAAAGTGCTTTGGAGTATTTTACAAAAAGTATGCAATTGATTAAAGTGTTTGGTGGCATTCCTCAAGTTAACAGAGATGCAGCCGAAGGTCTTAAGTATACATATACAAAACTTGGTGATTTCGAAAAAGCTCTTTATTACCATGAGTTTGCAACTAAAATAAAAGATAGTATCTCAAATAATATTTATATTCAAAAGATAACTCGGCTAACCGAAAATTTTAAATTTGATATTAAAGCTAAAGAGCATGAGATAATACAAAAGCAGAAGGAGGAAATTCTGAATGAAAGAATCCGATATCAACGAAACCAATTGAATTTCTTTATAATAGTATCTGTTTTGATGGTAGTTCTTGTAGGAATAATAATCTTCTTTTACCGCGACAAAAATCTAGCTTATAAAGCATTAAATCTAAAGAAAGATGAAGTTACTGAATTGAATAATGGGTTAATTATTGCAAATATTGAGATAAAAGTTCAGAAGAAAGAAATTGAGAATCAAAGAGATATTTTACAAAAACAGTCGGACGACCTTACGCAGCTTAACTTTACAAAAGATAAGCTATTCTCGATTATTGCTCATGATCTGCGAGTCCCATTTAACTCAATTATTGGGTTTTCGGATTATATTAAGGCAAATTTCCATCAGTTAAGCCTCGAAGAGATTAAAGAGATGAATGGCCTTATTAATCAAACAGGAATCACTACTTTAAGAATACTCGAAAATCTTTTAAATTGGGCCAAAACACAAATTAATCAGGTAACCATTTATAAGGAAAATGTAAATATCTCCACTGCTATTAATGAGATTATAAAAGACTTTTACCCACAAGCCAACAACAAAAAGATAAAACTGATTTATGAAACAACAAGTACATTAAACGTTTATATCGACCGAAACATGGTTAATACCATCCTAAGAAATCTGATTTCAAATTCTATCAAATACACAAAATTGGGTGGTGAAATATTTATTATGGCTAGCCAAAAAGATGATTATGTCGAAATCTGTATTCAAGATAATGGTGTTGGCATGAGTACAGAAATTAAAACGAACTTATTTACCTCAAATGTTAACCCTTCAACAATTGGCACATTAAATGAAAAAGGGACTGGTTTAGGGTTAGCAATATGCAATGAATTCGTTAAAAAACTCGATGGAAAAATTTGGGTTGAAAGCGAAGTAGATAAAGGAAGTACTTTCAAATTCACTCTTCCTCTGGCTTTCAAGGAAACACTTGTTTTACAATAA
- a CDS encoding UpxY family transcription antiterminator, producing the protein MLNYDVLLSPIKQDVEHDYLIESNFKSNWFIFYTAPRAEKYVYQELVRRKYEVFLPMTKTLKTWKNRQKKVIDQVLFPSYIFVNTHEYELQIIKQVPKIVTYIHCAGKPSIIQVKEIECIKEMLRLNQGVTVETNFSEGEQVQILYGPLAGHSGILVKQKGKTRFGIKLKDINQTFFIDINTNMVQKSN; encoded by the coding sequence ATGCTAAACTATGATGTTTTATTAAGCCCAATCAAACAGGATGTTGAACATGATTATTTAATAGAATCTAATTTTAAAAGCAATTGGTTTATATTTTATACTGCCCCTCGAGCGGAGAAGTATGTTTACCAAGAACTTGTAAGAAGAAAATACGAGGTTTTTCTCCCCATGACCAAAACCTTAAAGACTTGGAAGAATCGGCAAAAAAAAGTTATAGATCAAGTACTTTTTCCAAGTTATATTTTTGTGAATACACATGAATATGAGTTGCAGATTATAAAACAGGTACCCAAAATTGTAACATATATTCATTGCGCAGGAAAACCATCAATAATTCAAGTAAAAGAGATAGAATGTATAAAGGAGATGCTAAGACTTAATCAAGGGGTTACTGTCGAAACCAATTTCTCTGAGGGCGAACAGGTACAAATACTTTATGGTCCATTGGCTGGTCATTCGGGGATCTTGGTAAAGCAAAAGGGGAAAACGAGATTTGGAATAAAGTTAAAAGATATTAATCAAACATTTTTTATTGATATCAACACCAATATGGTGCAGAAATCAAATTAA
- a CDS encoding DUF5063 domain-containing protein, translated as MDIKSIVYSRNVVEFATVAREYCAFLENVKTHSRKSFISASQKLLPLLYYKTSILPETEPIFDEGNEKFVTEDFYFDVQNNLKQLLGPHDDFLEIYDPRADEGEGLYTASISEYLTDVWQDLKNFTMLYQVGKAEVMNDALWECRSNFQEYWGIRLANTIRAMHILLFSGIDLEQEIETDDETKEPDTSNWFITKRQNDLNSEN; from the coding sequence ATGGATATTAAGAGCATAGTTTACAGCAGGAATGTAGTTGAGTTTGCAACCGTAGCAAGGGAATACTGTGCTTTTCTTGAAAACGTTAAAACGCATAGCAGAAAATCGTTTATCTCCGCTTCACAAAAACTACTGCCCCTACTCTACTACAAAACCTCTATTCTACCTGAAACAGAACCTATATTTGATGAGGGGAACGAGAAGTTTGTTACGGAAGATTTTTATTTCGATGTCCAAAATAATCTAAAGCAGCTGCTTGGCCCCCATGATGATTTTTTGGAAATCTATGATCCAAGAGCCGATGAGGGCGAAGGTCTTTATACTGCAAGCATATCGGAGTATTTAACAGATGTATGGCAGGATTTAAAGAATTTTACTATGCTATACCAAGTGGGAAAAGCAGAGGTAATGAACGATGCCTTATGGGAATGCCGCTCTAATTTTCAGGAGTACTGGGGGATTAGGCTTGCAAATACCATTAGGGCAATGCATATTTTACTTTTTTCTGGAATTGATCTTGAACAAGAGATTGAAACCGACGATGAAACCAAAGAGCCTGATACAAGCAATTGGTTTATTACAAAGCGACAGAACGATTTAAATAGCGAAAATTGA
- a CDS encoding RecQ family ATP-dependent DNA helicase encodes MNQFEQILHRYWGYTTFRSIQEEIIQSVYEGHDTLALMPTGGGKSITFQVPALAKEGICLVITPLIALMKDQVENLNRRGIKAAAIHSGMSRHEIEIELDNCAYGDYKFLYLSPERLGTELFKVRLRKLNVNLIAIDESHCISQWGYDFRPSYMKIADLRDILPNTPFLALTATATPEVADDIQNRLKFKEKNLIKMSFERKNLVYLVRTVEDKNKYLLKIINGIPGTGVIYTRNREKTKEVALMLKKEGISADFYHAGLSGEMRSTRQDDWQKGKTRIIVSTNAFGMGIDKPDVRFVIHIDLPDSPEAYFQEAGRGGRDLNRAYAILLYNESDKAKIEQRIEANFPETDEIKRTYQALGSYLNVALGAGKGEVYDFNLFDFASTYKLNTVKAYNSLKFLQREGYIELTDELDNPSRLIFIVNKQELYKYQVANAEMDKFIKIILRAFAGVFSQYVNIDEAYIARVSGIPVQTTIENLKKLSKQKIINYIPRKKTPLVIFTEERLDDKNLLLSNENYRLRKERFLKRIDEMLNYASNTTKCRSQFLLDYFGDVDSTRCGNCDVCNSRNELDMSKIEFDKILTLIKDKISIEPLPLETLVDSIKQKPEKTLKVIHFLFDNKKIIKDKEGFLTWWDAKD; translated from the coding sequence TTGAACCAATTCGAACAAATACTTCATCGGTACTGGGGTTATACAACCTTTAGATCTATCCAAGAAGAGATTATTCAGTCAGTGTATGAAGGTCATGATACTCTAGCCTTAATGCCAACTGGGGGTGGGAAGTCTATTACCTTTCAGGTACCAGCTCTTGCTAAGGAAGGAATTTGCTTAGTTATAACTCCACTGATTGCACTAATGAAAGATCAGGTTGAAAACCTGAATCGAAGGGGTATAAAAGCCGCTGCAATCCACTCGGGAATGAGTCGTCATGAAATTGAGATTGAACTCGATAACTGCGCCTATGGTGATTACAAATTTCTTTACCTATCGCCCGAAAGGCTCGGTACAGAACTTTTCAAAGTAAGACTTCGAAAACTAAATGTCAACCTGATTGCAATAGACGAATCGCACTGCATATCACAATGGGGTTACGATTTTCGTCCATCGTATATGAAAATTGCAGATCTCAGAGATATTCTCCCTAATACCCCATTTCTTGCGCTAACCGCAACAGCAACGCCTGAAGTGGCTGATGATATTCAAAATCGGTTAAAGTTCAAGGAAAAGAATCTCATTAAAATGAGTTTCGAGAGGAAAAATCTAGTTTACCTTGTTAGAACCGTTGAGGATAAAAACAAATATCTACTTAAAATTATCAATGGTATTCCTGGTACTGGGGTTATCTATACCCGAAATCGGGAGAAAACTAAAGAGGTTGCTTTGATGCTAAAAAAAGAGGGTATTTCGGCAGATTTTTATCACGCAGGATTATCAGGAGAGATGAGGAGTACCCGTCAGGATGATTGGCAAAAGGGCAAAACAAGAATAATTGTATCTACCAATGCTTTTGGCATGGGCATTGACAAGCCCGATGTTCGGTTTGTAATTCATATCGATTTACCCGATTCGCCTGAGGCCTATTTTCAAGAAGCAGGCAGAGGGGGTCGGGATTTAAACCGTGCGTATGCGATATTGCTCTATAATGAATCCGATAAAGCCAAAATAGAACAACGTATTGAGGCCAATTTCCCTGAAACAGATGAGATAAAACGTACTTATCAAGCGTTAGGATCATATCTAAACGTTGCACTTGGCGCAGGAAAAGGGGAAGTTTATGATTTTAATCTTTTTGATTTCGCCTCAACATACAAACTAAATACTGTTAAAGCCTATAATTCTTTGAAATTTCTTCAACGTGAAGGCTACATTGAACTTACCGATGAACTTGATAATCCTAGCCGGTTAATATTCATTGTTAACAAGCAAGAACTTTACAAGTATCAGGTGGCAAATGCTGAAATGGATAAGTTTATCAAAATTATCTTACGAGCATTTGCGGGCGTATTCTCACAGTATGTGAATATTGATGAAGCATATATTGCAAGAGTATCGGGAATTCCAGTTCAAACAACAATTGAAAATCTTAAAAAACTAAGCAAGCAAAAGATTATTAACTATATCCCAAGGAAAAAGACACCTTTAGTTATTTTTACCGAGGAGCGATTAGATGATAAAAATCTTTTACTCAGCAACGAGAATTACCGTTTACGCAAAGAGCGTTTTTTAAAACGCATAGATGAAATGCTGAACTACGCTTCCAATACTACTAAATGCCGGAGTCAGTTTTTACTAGATTATTTCGGAGATGTTGATTCAACCCGATGCGGAAATTGTGATGTATGCAATTCTCGAAACGAACTCGATATGAGTAAAATTGAGTTTGATAAAATATTGACATTGATAAAGGATAAGATATCCATCGAACCACTGCCACTTGAAACTCTTGTTGATTCCATTAAACAAAAACCCGAAAAAACTCTAAAGGTCATCCATTTTTTATTTGATAATAAAAAGATTATTAAGGATAAAGAAGGTTTTCTTACATGGTGGGATGCGAAAGATTAA